From Bombina bombina isolate aBomBom1 chromosome 1, aBomBom1.pri, whole genome shotgun sequence:
cagctgtggactctttccatttaagaagaaaaacataaattatgcttacctgataatttccttttcttctgatggaaagagtccacaaatcccgtaattttatgtggggcgtccttattattcttctggcacctttcaccctgatgtttcttctactgttccttgttcctcggcagaatgactaggggatgaggggagtgggaggagtatttaagcctttgggtgggttatctttgcctcctcctggtggccaggttcttatttccctaaagtaatgaatgcagctgtggactctatccatcagaagaaaaggaaattatcaggtaagcataatttatgttactcTTGGGCCTCTATGGGGTAATCTGTTATTGTATAATTGTGGGGGTCTTGTTAAAAATATTGGCCTAAAAATTTGTGGTACATGTATTAAGGATCCTTCTAATATGGCCATTTAAATATGACTAGATGATTAGATGAAAAGATAGTAGATCTAGACAAATAGGTAGGGATTCTTTCTAGGTGGTTTATGGCAATGATGGGCTCTAAACTTTTCTATTGTACAGAGCTCTATTCCAAACTAGAGTTATAATAACCTTATGTTTAGCAAGATAAGGggcacaattacatttttttttaaatcaatctaaGTTAGATTGAAAGTCTCCTTTTACAGGAGGGCCTTAAAAACGTATTCATGCACGCACACCACTTTTGTATGAACTGACCATTATTGGACATCTTTGTTAATCAAGATACGTCATCTTACCTTATATACATGCTTTTGGACCCCAATGGAGGATCTAGTCTGAATAGCTTTTTGGGAATCTAATAGTATATAACAGTGTGGGTCCTGTTATAAATGATTGGCCTGAAAAGTTGTTGTACACATATTAAGGTTCCTATTAAAATGACCATTTAAATATGATTAGATGAAATAGACAGTAGATCTAGATGAAAAAAGGTAGGGACTCCCTTTAGAGATATATTTAGCGGCTTATGGTGGTGTTGGGCTCTAAACAAATTCGTATTGTATAAAGCCCTATTTCAAACTAGAGTTATAATAACCTTACGTTTAGCAAGATAAGGAgcacaattacatttttaaaatctaAGTTAGATTGAAAGTCTCCTTTTACAGGAGCGCCTTAAAACTCATTCATGCATGCACACCACTTTACTGTAAGGACGAATTGTTATACTCTAATGATGTTGATAAGGATACTAATAAAATAAGGGGAGGTGACTATAATACTTTGTAAGTGTGTAAAATTTTCTCCAGTTTGTATGTTAAACAACACCAGAAGGTATAGTTATGGTACACTAGGATATCGATAATAGAGTTTAGCTCTTGTGTAAGTAAAATAACTCACACTGGAGTGAAtatagctatatagacagctatcGGTTAAAAAACTAGAGTgttattgttatttaataaaatactGCTCACTGCAATGTTGGGGGTAATAAAAAGGATTGAAAGGAAGGTGCTGTTTTATGGAAAACATTTTGACAAACATTAACATGCCTCCTAAAAAACAAGGGGAAAAACAAACAAGACTATCAGATAAGTTCACAGAAAAACCAATGTCACTTATGAATATAACTGACAGAGAAGGTTCTTCCCTAATTACTCAAATATCAGAAATTTTAATCCTAAAAATAGTGGGGGTTCAAAAAGAAGTTAAGAGATATTCAAATATTAATGCAAGAAATTAAGAATTTTCAGTCCAGACTGGGTGAAACAGAACAAAGAATTTCTGATATTGAAGatgtatatacaaattaaaatGATAGAATTTCGGATTTAGAGAAGCAGAATAAATTACTAATGACAAGACTAGAAAACTTAGAAAATCGCTCCAGACAGAAAAACTTTAGAGTTTTAGGTATCTCAGAAACGGTCAAGATCCATTAGTTAAAAGATTTTCTAGAAATACTACTCCCCACATTATtaggaatttcaaaagaaaaggttCCATTCTTAGTGGAAAAAGTTCAGAGAATCAATTTAATGATACAAAATAATTATTCTAGAGATTCCACTAGGTCAGTAATAGTGGAGTTTGTGAATTTTTAATGCATATAAACAAAACACAATCGCCTACCTAGATAGGAGAATCTCAATCTATCAAGACTATGCAGCAGATACAGCCAGAGCTAGAAGGGAAATAGTCCCCTTATGTAATGAACTCAACAATAAGGGGTTTAGAGCGGTTGTAATATTTTCAGCCTAAATTAAGATCATATTACAGGACGAGattaaatttttaaataacagaGTGGAAGTAACACATTTTCTGGACTTGAATAAAAATTAGGGATCTATAGAGATGGGGAGAATGGGATTTGTAAGATACTTTtaagagaggggaagaaaaaaagattttttttttgcactaaatTGCACTTTGCTGAGCTAGGAATATAAATTTTCACTATTTTTATTTTAGCTGTTTATATTAAATGCCCTAAAAAGCACTTTGTAGAGACAAGAACATTAGTTCTCATTAGTTATTtctatatttgtttatattaaatGCACTAAGAAGCAATTTGTAGAGACAGGAAAATAAGTTCTTATTAGTTATGTTTTCACTAGccgattataataaaattacacaattcaaaattatttatttatttttttctttctctccctctttctctccctctttctccccatTTCTCCCCCTGACTTAGAACaatccttaaaataaaaaaatgttaaattatactACATGCAATGTAGGAGGAATTAACTCTCCTATAAAAAGTaaagcaatacttaaagggacagtatacaccaattttcatataactgcatgtaatggacactactataaagaataatatgcacagatactgatttaaaaatccagtataaaaccgtttaaaaacttacttaaaagattccagtttagctctgtttaaaaggttacctGAACATCCATTGTAAGAGGGAactatcagacactcccccctcccccttcctttgcatatgaaaagaccctttacacaaacagaagcaagctggagtaggataCATCGGTATtcacctaaaactttggggcttggttaggagtctgaaaatcagagcaatgttatttaaaaataagcaaaactatcaatttaaaaaaacaaaaaacgttatgggttatataaatagatcatctacaaaacatttatgcaaagaaaaaacgagtgtataatgtccctttaatcacttaaAGAAAACATGTAAAGCAGATATAATTTTTCTGCAAGAAACTCACTagataaagaacataaaaaaaattaagagggaATGGATAAAAGAGGTTGTCTTTCTATCATACGATAAATCTAGTAGGGGTttggcaattttatttaataaaaaattggaatatgagattaaaaaaacaatatatgactCTCAAGGTAGATATATtgggggccatttatcaagctctgtatggattttgaagggccgtgtttctggtgtttcagactctccagaaacaccagctatgaatcagcggtctaaagaccgctactccataacctgtccgcctgctctgaggaggcagacagagatcgcgtgaaatcaacccgatcgaatatgaccgggttaattgacaccccctgctagcagccgattggccgtgaatctgcaggggggggggggggcagcgtttcaccagcagttcacaagagctgctggtgcaacgctgaatgcggagagagtattgctctccgccttcaacaatgtctgtcggacatgatccgctgatcggatcatgccgGACaggcatttcataaataggccacaTTGTGCTACAATTGATTATTAATGATAAAATGGTGACTCTATGCAATGTATATGGACCTAATGAACATAATAGAGTGTTTTGGGATGGTTTAACGAAAGTTTTGCTTAAATGTATTAACACTAATTTGATTATAGGGGGGATTTCAATCTCAAAAGAGGGAAATATGACAAAAAATGATTAACTTCATGATGGAGACATTAGGGCTATTAGAGTTATGAAGGTATAAAATCTCAAAAACTCAACGAGATTATACACACGGCTCAAAGGTATATACCTCACTTTCGAGAATTATTTTTTTCTGGTCTCTAAGCATCTAGGGTCACATACAGAGGAGGTGAAGATTAGTAACATATCAGACCAGACCACGAACCTGTAGTTTTAATTCTTACCCTGGGGAGGAAATACTCGGGAACGCCATGATGAAAATTTCCAAAATTGTTGTATGACTCAGGCCAATTTAaagcttttattaaagggacactgaacccaaattttttcttttgtgattcagatagagcatgcaattttaagcaactttctaatttactcctattatcacattttattcattctcttggtatctttatttgaaaagcaagaatgtaagtttagatgccggcccatttttggtgaacaacctgagttcttgcttaattggtggataaattcacccaccaataaacaagtgctgtccagggtctgaaccaaacattgtctggctcttagcttagatgccttctttttcaaataaagatagcaagagaacgacaaaaatttgataataggagtaaattagaaagttaattaaaattgcatgctctatctgaatcacgaaagaaaaatttgggttcagtgtccctttaagttgaaatgGACTGAATATTTAAGCCATAACCAAACAGTTGTCAAAATTCACAAACTTTATGGGAAACAGGCAAAGCTGTCATTAGGGGTGAGATCACCTCTTATGTGATTAAACATAATAAAGAGACACAGAAACAAATATAGAGAATTAAGTTGGAGACTAACAAACTCTTATAGTAATTATATGATATCCAATCTGATTACTGGAGGAGGAAATATATAATGGATAAGAAAGTAATGGAACTTCATATAAACCAGCAGGCAATAAGGGATATAAGGAAATTAAAGGGAAACTATATAGATTCAGCAATAGATCAGGGGAAATGTTGGCATCATTTAGTTAAAATACAAAACTTAGCAAAACAAATTGCTTCTATAAAAACTGAGGGAAAGATAATTTATGAAAATTCAGAATTATTAGAGGAATTTATAAAATATTATACTAACTTATATTCATCAGAAAGTAATAAAGAGGACAAAATAGTCCGCAATGATCTCGAAAGAACAGCAAGAAGTTCTAAATGCTTGGGACTTAACTGAGAAATATATACCCAGGGATTGAAGTAGACGGGGAAAGATACCATCTTGCTTAATATGCGGATGACATGTTTATTTATACAAGATCCTGAgaaatatttatatacaatttttgaaGTCATTAATGAGTTTGGTAAATTTTCAGGATtttaaattaatagaagtaaatctgaagttTTATGGCTAAATAAGAAGGGAAAATGTGTCCATTTTTGTTtataactccccctaactttataaCATATCTGGGTATCAATATCTCTACTAACCCCGATAAATGGTATAATCttaattatgaaaaaatatatttatccatAGAACAAACCCTTAAAAGATGGTGTAACTTGCCCATTTCGTTGATggggaaagtccatttaattaaaCTGATGATTTTACCTAAAATCCTGTATACTCTCAATATATGCTACTATTATTAATTTCAAAGAAAGATATTGAGAGATCAAATAGAATTTTTAATAGATTTctctggggagaaaaaaaaaaaagacccgtaTAAGTTTAGATGgcatttgtattacacacagaaatGGAGTTTGATCCCTTAGTGAAAAATAACATTATGTATAAAGGAATTTTGATAGCATGGTTTAAGATTAATAAGAGATAGAAATGCCCAAATAATCATTCAATCTATTTACAAATTAGAGGAAATCCAAATTTTAGCCCAGGTATGGAAtcctatatatataaagaaagagagATTGGGGATTTATAAGATAGACTTGATGGATCCAGTGAATAAATCACTGCGAACATTTTTGGAACTGCATTACAGATTTGAACTATCTGAATCACATTTTTATGCTTATATTCAAAAAAATCACAATATATAAAGAGCATTGTAAAAGTCTCCACCTCCTCTCTATGGGACCCTCATCCATTACCGGATATGATAGAAGGCTTTTATAAAGGCATTTTTTCTTATTCTGCCCTTTTATATAGGGCgcttagggacactgaacccaattttcttctttcgtgattcagatagagcatgaaattttaagcaactttcaaatttactcctattaaatttttttcattttcttggtatctttatttgaaatgcaaaaatttaagtttagatgccgtcccatttttggtgaacaacctgggttgttcttgatgataaattcatccaccaataaaaagtactgtccagaggtctgaaccaaaaaaaaaaagcttagatgccttctttttcaaataaagatagcaagagaacaaaaaattgataataggagtaaattagaaagttgcttaaaattgcatgttctatctggatcacaaaagaaaaattggggtccagtgtccctttaaggtcaagtgAGTCAATGGGGAAAATTATAACTGGTTGGCAATGAGAAGCCTTGATAACTTTAGATACTAgccaaaaaagtattaaaaatattatGTCTACTACACAAGATTCTTATTTTAGGGAATTGCAGATTAAACTATTACATAGATTCTACATTACTCTGAAATCGGCGGCAAGGTGGTTGAATTGTGAGAGGAGATGAATTAAATGCAATTTCTATGATCCGAATTTGAagcattaataaattaataaaattctgGGAAAAAGTTAGCTTCTGGGCTTCAAAAGTGTTTAAGACGAAGGTGAACATAAGTTTTTTTTAACATGCTGCTTGCCGAAAATAGACAAATAAAACATGATTATGTTAGATTGATGATAATGGTAATTTTGGCGGCAAGAAAGTGTATAATGAAAAAATGGTTATTGGAGGGACCTAGTATGCATGTTTTTTATTCTGTTCTTTTAGATCAAATGAATATAGAAGTATTTGATGTACGATAAAGAAACAAGGCTCAAAGAGTTCCAAAAAAAATGGGGTGACTTTACCTAGTATAGGTaaaatactgaaaatatatatatatatatatatatacatatatgtaatctTTCCCAATCTCAAATAATTATAAAGAGCAAGAGCACTACATAGGAATGGGATTAATGGAGATAAAATCTATCTCTTGCAATATTTTGATCGAATTAGGCATAAGatacttagtgttcttgctttttaTACAAAATCTCCTGAGTGATAGAGAAAATTGaaattgttaaccccttaacgacataagtctttaaagaccagtgacatacactgtacgacgttggggattaaagcagctggaaacgatcctgatcgcttccagcagctttccagTTATTGAAGTGATAACATTTTTtccccatccaatgcagagagagccactctgtggtggtgggtgggcggccattgatggcttTCTGTCTGCAGAGGTGGGCTGGGTAGccagggagggagtgggtgggaaccattacactatggaacaatttttttaaattaagtgggAGAgggggaatacattttttttaaattaataatctaagtgatctgggagggggtgggggtttagtcttgggggggtgctacactacagaaaagtggggaaaaaataaaaaatatatatttttttgtaaactgggtactggcagacagctgccagtacccaagatggctcccaataatgtagagggggagggttagcgagctgtttgggggggggatcagggaggtttggggctaaggggatcctacacaacatcatatgtaaatatgctaaaagaaaattataaaaattaagatacctttttattttagtactggcagactttctgtcagtacttaagatggcagggacaattgtgtggtgggggagggaagagagctgtttgggagggatcagggggtctgatgtttcaggtgggaggctgatcactacactaaagctaaaaataaccctacaagctccctaattaaccccttcattgctagacataatacacgtgtgatgtgcagcggcatttagctgccttctaattaacaaaaagcatcgccaaagccatatatgtctgctatttctgaacaaaggggatcccagagaagcatttacaaccatctgtgccataattgcacaagctgtttgtaaataattccagtgagaaacctaaaattgcaaaataatttacgttttcttttaatttgatagcatttggcgttGAAACGGtggcaataaatataccaaaattagcctagatcaatacttggggttgtctactacactaaagctaaaataaactctacaagttccctacatgctccttaattaaccccttcactgctaggtataatacacgtgtggtgcacagtggcatttagcagccttctaattgccatataagtctgctatttctgaacaaagggcatcccagagaagcatttagaaccatttatgccataattgcacaagttgtttgtaaataatttctatgagaaacctaaagtttgtgaaaaaatttgtgaaaaagtgaaggattttcttttatttgatcgcatttggcggtgaaatggtggcatgaaatataccaaaattggcctagatcaatactttgggatgtcttctaaaaaaaaaaatatatacatatcaaggaatattcagggattcctgaaagatatcagtgttccagtgtaactagtgctaattttggggaaaaaaaaagtggttacttatatttatttatatttaagtgctacttatatttattgccctataatttgcaaagaacatgttaacattgggtatttctaaactcaggacaaaatttagaaactatttagctggttgttttttggtggttgtagatgtgtaacagattttgggggtcaaagttagaaaaagtgtttggtttttttcaatgttttcctcatattttatatttgtttttatagtaaattataagatatgatgaaaataatggtatctttagaaagtccatttaatggcgagaaaaacggtatataatatgtgtgggtacagtaaatgagtaaggaaaactacagctaaacacaaacaccgcagaaatgtaaaaatagccctggtccttaagggaaggaaattgaaaaatggccttggtccttaaggggttaaataatgaacTTAACTGAATAATGTTGTATAATTGTATACTGCCAATGTATTAGTATTTGTTTTCCTCTTTGTGTATCAAATGAGTTATGAAATTGTtaaattcttttaaaacaataataaaaaatgatatataaatttaaaaaaaatggtcacTACAGCTCCTTACCTTCACCTTTGCTGTTCTGCTGAATGCAGCACCAGATGTTTTGAAGGGGTGGGTTAAGGGTGTAAAGTGCAACAGTGCTTTATACTACTGAGCTCCTCCCGTTGCATACTCTTGGTCAACCCAGTTGGTCAGTCTGTGAATTGCAGGATACAGGCCTCCTTGCTCTGCTGCAAATGATTTCAGACTGGCCCCTGCTCTTGTGGCCCAAGTTCTATTGCACCTGGTGCTTTACCTGCTGTTCACAAATGTATGTTTCTATAAATGCAATATTTGTTGCCTCTGTGCAAGAATCACTTTATTTACACATATATTGTGCAATACAAATGTAACTTCCTCAATATGTTACAATACACTTTTGACTTTGCTTTTTGTTCTAATGCAATAGTGCTAACTTCTTAGTGTTTATTTGTGTTAATCTCAGTATGAAGGAGCATATACACATAGATTGTTTTATGTGTTAATGCTTTACATAACGTTACAAAAAATTTAATTCAAGACATCAAAACCAGATAATAAATCTGTTAATGTAGCAGCTCATTAGGTGGTTTggaataattttgtttttattaatatttgactTTCAATTTTCACTCTGatgttcataaatataagtaattatGTCCCAATGACACAAAATAACAtatatagtttttcacatatttagCACCTAAGCATGAAACCACTTTTTCTCTACTTTGGACTTCCTAGTTTCCCACCCTCGAACATTTAAAAGAAtatcttcatcatcatcatcatcatctagtTGAAGGCTTCCTGAAGACAGCCTTGCTCTTGCTATGGGAGATCTTATATTTTTCCCAAACACTGCATAATAGTATGGATTAATAATTTCTGTTTCAGAATCACTGGATTCAGTGCCACTGTACACATATCTCTCTGTGACCCTTGACATGTTTTTTACTGCAGGTAAAGGAGGAGgttgtggtggtggaggaggagggggAAATGGCTGTTGAGATAGATGGAATTTTGAGAGAGCCTCTTTTTTGCTTAGTATAGGACAAGGGCCCAGCGGTCTGAATTCTGAACCATATGGAAACCATGTAGCTTTCATGTCTGAATGGCTTAAAGATCTCTTTGGATAAAGTTCTTGGCTATATTCCATATTAAATGGTTCACTGTTGGTTTTCAGTTCCATGTTTGCATTACTTTTACAGCTTGTTCTGGGATAAACTGGTTGATTATACTCCTTCATTCTTTGAGCAGCTGAATGTCTACTGGGTTGTTCTTCAAATGGGCTAGGTTGACTAGTGAGCTTTACAATTTCTTCCACTATTGCTGAGGTGTGCTGAGATATTCTATCTGTGTAACAGTACAAATTAGGGGATGCTCTATTTATCTGATATTTTGATTCAATGGGGGGGTCTGTGTAAGTCCTTGGTAGAAGAGGAACAACCTGTCTCATACTACCTTCAGATATACTCTTAAAATTTCCTACATGGTGGCTGCTTTCTTCATGGTAAGATAAAGCTCTCCTCTCATATCGTTGTATTGGTGCATCATTTATCATATCCATATAACTGCAGCCTGGGAATGATGAACTACTCTTAGACTCTTGAATGGCAGCCACTTCTGCCTCTGGCTTAGAACGTTCCGTCTCTGATGCAAAAATGACCTCCACAGCAGAGTTTCTTCTATTCTTGCCCATCAGTGGTTCCCAGCCAACACTGTTAACGCTTCTGGAGCAGGGTCTACTGGTATAAACCAGTCTTAAATCATTGGGCTagtggaaaaaaacaaaatgttattaAACCATTGTTCTGGCTTTTTCTAATATTGGATAGTGCATGAATTGATAAAAAGTGTAAATTTGAATACAAGCAATAGCTGTTTTGTGGGaagttagaaaataaaaaaatctggtttCAAGAAATTATTCTTTTTACATATAAACAGAATGAGTAAGCAACTTGCTTGttaaatttgtgtttttgttttacttAGTGTGGAAATTGAATTTCACACttgcatataacaaatatttaaaatagttCTCCTGGAAGAAGTAGTTAAGgaagtctaggtttttttttttttaatattccagGCAAATTTACATATAAGATCTCTGATatacttaaaacatatttcttttacaaagatatgacgagtccacggatttcatccttacttgtgggatattaacctcctgctaacaggaagtggcaaagagcaccacagcagagctgtatatatatatatatatatatagcccctccccttcccctccaccctcagtcattctctttgcctgtgttatactaggaagacatggtaaagtgaggttttagtttcttcaatcaagaagtttttttattttaaatggtaccgttgcatactattttcctcagggggatatggaagaagatttctgccctgaggtttgatgatcttagcttttgtaactaagatccacgctggttcccacaagacttctgaaggtaaccatgagacatcttcagtgtggagaccggtttcatgctacaagcagcattaaggtatgtgcagcctttttctctgaggagacttggtgtatcagaactggctggcattatttccctgtatgggaatggggtaagcagtaaaacctattttaataagaggggtgttactggagtccctattttatatttatcattagttgatatttgggcattatgtgacatgggagacaatataaaaaaacaatgttttatgtttttttatttttggcacttaaaacttattggttttatgcttgagggttatattgtgtgtgtatttttactttagtgtaaaactgcatttccatgcggtgtttggGCCttctccaacttttgaccttaaggggaggagcctattttggcacaatttcttcaggcttagcagcagcaaacagtaacttgtGGCTCCTGGACTGTATAGCTGgactgaagggttggaaacttgatttgaagtatcctgggggcaggtaggtgccacagcagagctgtggcaaggtgcagagtgtatttctttcatgtaattggcaagagtccatgagctagtgacatatgggatatacaatcctaccaggaggggcaaagtttcccaaacctcaaaatgcctataaatacacccctcaccacacccacaattcagttttacaaactttgcctcctatggaggtggtgaagtaagtttgtgctaagatttctacgttgatatgagcttctcagcattgttgaagcctgattcctctcagagtacagcgaatgtcagagggacatgaaggaagtattacctattgaatacgatgatttctctaacgggggtctatttcatgggttctctgttatcggtcgtagagattcatctcctacctcccttttcagatagacgatatactctcaatttaccattacctctactgataactgttaatgtactggttt
This genomic window contains:
- the FRMD7 gene encoding FERM domain-containing protein 7, which codes for MHFLMPLSVTHIVVHERVTFSGDIFVLEQKAPGKDLFNMSCSHLNLTEKEYFGLEFRSHSGYNVWLEILKPITKQVKNPKETIFKFMVKFFPVDPGQLKGEQTRYLFALQMKKDLASGRLSCNDNSAALMASYILQAELGDFDEETARKHLEQNQYVPNQEYLDNKILKYYQRHIGKSPADSDMQLLDITRKLDMYGIRPHPANDGENLQINLAVAHMGVMVIRGNVKINIFNWANIRKLSFKRKHFLIKLHPHIDTLCKDTLVFTMESRDACKAFWKTCVEYHTFFRLSEEPKYKPKPFLCSKGSNFRYSGRTQKQLVDSWMKGKAKNHPFERKHFQENLHERQCRSSPDLLTEVAKQPNDLRLVYTSRPCSRSVNSVGWEPLMGKNRRNSAVEVIFASETERSKPEAEVAAIQESKSSSSFPGCSYMDMINDAPIQRYERRALSYHEESSHHVGNFKSISEGSMRQVVPLLPRTYTDPPIESKYQINRASPNLYCYTDRISQHTSAIVEEIVKLTSQPSPFEEQPSRHSAAQRMKEYNQPVYPRTSCKSNANMELKTNSEPFNMEYSQELYPKRSLSHSDMKATWFPYGSEFRPLGPCPILSKKEALSKFHLSQQPFPPPPPPPQPPPLPAVKNMSRVTERYVYSGTESSDSETEIINPYYYAVFGKNIRSPIARARLSSGSLQLDDDDDDEDILLNVRGWETRKSKVEKKWFHA